In Anopheles arabiensis isolate DONGOLA chromosome 2, AaraD3, whole genome shotgun sequence, the genomic window GTTGAGGGTTCTTAGAACGTACAgtacaattttttgttttatatatgtgttctgagaaaaaacaaattaatttattcGATCATATTATTAACACGCTCAATTGTATGCTATCAACATATTTGGGAGGATCTACTTGTTACATCGAGGATAACGAAACAGATCCTTATTAAAAATCCtcctaaaataaaaaagttgtTAAACGTGCATGAATTATAGTATCATATTGTGACGCATAATCGACTATTTTAGCAAACTTGCTAGCGATCCCGCTTATGATAGTTGGCGATATAGCGTCTCTTGGCGAGTATTGTGATCGCCCGCCGTAATTCGCCGCCAAGTTTAGTCTCGTCTATGCCTTGCGCTTCCCATGCTTctgtaaagaaacaaaaaacacccagAAACAGAAGATGTAGAAATAAATGGTACAAAATAAGCTCTTACGTCTATTGCAATAACACGtagcacacacatacccagCATACAAGAGGTAAATATATGATAATCCGTCATCGCGTTGCGAGCCTTATCGGAAGTTCTGATGCATTTCCAACTAAAATTGGCAAGTGCTTCGCCGGTAAAAAATTTACCAATACATTCACTAATATCTAAGCTAAACGGTTTCTTGCAACGGAGGAATTCAATCTgtaagtaaagaaaaaaaaataacatgatGTTTTAGATGTACATATTTCTATTGTTCAAATATTTCTGTATTCGACTTCTTCTGTTTGTTCCATAGAGCAGAGGTACCGAACCACCTTACATCACACTTACATATTGCGCTCTTATTTTCGGATTACGATTAACCATCAGCTCCAAACGATCCACATCCTCCTCGCACTGCAGTGGCATTGGGAATCCGCTGATCGTAAGCGGTTTCCGGGGATCTATTGAATGATCTTTGTAAAAATGTTCATCTATGTTTCTCAGTTTCTCCTGGATCGTGAGCATTTCGACGTTGCTGGGGTGCTGCGAATGCTTCCTTCCGTAGCCACGTAACTCGACGAGCCTTTTCTTCAGTCGCTCAACCTCTACCGTCAGCTCTGAAACGAGAGTCAACAATAGCTGCGTGTTAGAAGGGGCGTAAATAAGTAATCTTTTGTAAGCTGGAACTGCTATTTCACAGTATGAAGCAGCATTCGCTTCTATCGCGATAACTGGCTTCGAAAGGTCTTCTATTTGCGGTTGAGTGTACACAGTAGCTGAAAAACATCCTTTGTATAATATAACAGTTACAATACCGCACAGATATACCAAAAAATTGAAGGATTTATGAAcgtatattaaaaaaaaaagtttattgtTCATGGCTAAATGTCAGCCCAAAGACCATTAGAATCTACAAAACGCTCtaattctttaattttttaagTAATTCTTTACGTTCTTTCTACAAAATAAAGGGTTTCGTGGATTTCGGGGATTGGCTTGCGCGTATTTTTACACTCCCTCTTGTGTTGATTTGCTGTAGTAGAGGTTATTCAGCTATCATTCCGATTTATCGCCGGGGGTTGTTTCGTTCTTGACGAGACTTTTTCTTGCACGGAACGTGCGCTGTCTCATCCTGTTTCGGCTATGCTTGATAGCTGCCGTTAGCTGGGATTGTAGCTCGCGCTCATTCAAACCGGAACTTTCGAATGCTTCTGTTAGCGAGAAGAAACCGCaagcaaaagagaaacaaaataaaggaattaaaaatcaaaacacagacagaaaaaaacattcgatAAGCTACACGATCGTGATCGTCGTTCCCTTACCGATGAAACAGTCATAAAACACCGAGTACGTTTTCATGGGTATTTTGGCGCGGCCCGATGTGTTGGAACCGTGCAAGTTGTACGCATTTAGTGCTTCATCAGAAAAGACAGTGGAAATGAATTTATGTATACCCATGTGTTTCGGCTTACGTTGAGCGAGAAAAGCAATCTGCAAAAGAaggataaaacaaattaatagtGTTTACAGTTGAACTACACCCTTCAGCAAAAACGGATGCTAGCTGGAGCCTTCAATCGGCTTAAAACCCATGTGTGGTGTGTAGTAAGGTTCATATACTTACATATTTGTTACGAATATCTTTATTGTTTTGGATAGCATTTTCGAGACATTCCACGTCGGAGCGTTGTTGTAACGGAAACTTGAATCCGGGCACTGGCACGAGTTCGTAGCCTAAGTCCGAGATGCTGGGTGTCTTGGTGGGAGTGGTGCTTTCCTTAGGtttggtagtggtggtggcacCTTGTGGAAGGTTCGCTGGTTTacatttgtatatttgtgtacaTTTGTTGTTTATATTTGTTCGGTTTTGGGCAGATTTGATACCCACGGTTAGTTGAAGCTGTCGTTGGTGTTTCGCTATGAAGGCAAAAGATTAtggggaagggagggaaatTAGATAAAACATTAGAGATATTTGTAGAGGAGTGGattattgaaatagtgattGTATCTTCTTAAACTATCTAACCGAGAGATGATTATAAATTTCTATAAAACGACAGCCGCAATTAAACAggtgaatttattttatatccAGTTTTTTTAGTGatattaattcaaattttgaGCATTGTACCGAATTTCGCTATTGCAGCAACTTCCTACATGCAGGTATATGAGCCTCGTTTACAAATGCGTTAGATGATGGTAGTAGATCCCGCTTCCGTCCATAGAATTCGAAGTCGAATTTTTATCCTAAAATGAAACGATGTACTGTTagtataaattattaaaaatagcaATAATGTAATTGAATTACATTTCCATTACAGTTACATTATTAGTACAATGGCTTGCTCATACGTTAAATTTAGCAAAGTGTATCTTACCATGCACGTTGAACAGAAATCAGCCGGTTGTTTGGAATAGAATTGacaaaatgataaaacatGTATTGAATTTCCGCAATTTTTAATATCCGAAACACAttattttgacaattcttcCGAGGCGTCTGCTTTTTCGATTGTTATTTCACTAACGGCGAACCTTCTCAGCCGTAACCATTGTTTCGTCATAATTCTTTAATCAATCTTTGAACTTCTGATTAGCATTAAgaaaattaattcattttacATTCAAAAATCAAGTACTAAAGCTCCTATTCTCCCACCCCATGGCTTTCGTCGAAGCAATTCACACAGGACCACTCGCTGGCGGGACAGGCCGAACAGTAGGTGATAATTTTCTCCAACTTTTTCTTGTACTCAGGATCA contains:
- the LOC120896663 gene encoding uncharacterized protein LOC120896663; this translates as MLTIQEKLRNIDEHFYKDHSIDPRKPLTISGFPMPLQCEEDVDRLELMVNRNPKIRAQYIEFLRCKKPFSLDISECIGKFFTGEALANFSWKCIRTSDKARNAMTDYHIFTSCMLEAWEAQGIDETKLGGELRRAITILAKRRYIANYHKRDR